The following are encoded in a window of Planctomycetia bacterium genomic DNA:
- the rny gene encoding ribonuclease Y, with the protein MRSEPLDNPITVVLITAPLAAVLTFVLMKVLDKLRLTDAEGKAKEIITQAEREIDNRRKEAELAIKEEALRRKSEFEKDLQKQRQELHERDRVLDKRQDALEEQGDQLRKQEKMVESTQRKLMERLEDTNRRHEELGKLLDVQRQTLHQLSGLSKEDATHRLLEMLDQELANEIGTRIHKHEKRMAEMAEEKSREILITAIQRYASAHTAESTTSTVDIPSDDMKGRIIGREGRNIRAFEKATGVDVIIDDTPGVVIVSCFDPVRRETARLALAKLIADGRIHPARIEEVAAETQKELETHLQRLGEEAAEEADVPGLNEKVIHLLGRLHFRTSYSQNVLRHSIEVAYLTGMMAEELGLDGKLARRAGLLHDIGKAADHEAEGGHPKIGADILKRAGEKPEVVHAALGHHDDLRIDNPYTVLVAAADAASAARPGARRESLDRYIKRMEELETIAGGFPGVEQAFAIQAGRELRVIASSRDTNDVSAAKIARDIANAFEEQLTYPGEIKVTVLREVRFTETAK; encoded by the coding sequence TTGAGGAGCGAACCCTTGGATAATCCGATCACAGTCGTGCTGATCACGGCGCCGCTCGCGGCCGTGTTGACTTTCGTCTTAATGAAAGTGCTCGACAAGCTGCGCCTGACCGACGCGGAAGGAAAAGCGAAAGAGATCATCACGCAGGCCGAGCGCGAGATCGACAACCGCCGCAAAGAAGCGGAGTTGGCGATCAAGGAAGAGGCCTTGCGCCGCAAAAGCGAGTTTGAAAAAGATCTCCAGAAGCAGCGGCAAGAACTTCACGAGCGCGACCGCGTGCTCGACAAGCGCCAGGACGCTTTGGAAGAGCAGGGGGATCAACTTCGCAAGCAAGAGAAGATGGTCGAGTCGACGCAGCGCAAACTCATGGAACGGCTCGAAGACACGAATCGCCGGCACGAAGAACTCGGCAAATTGCTCGATGTTCAGCGCCAAACGCTCCACCAACTCAGCGGCTTAAGCAAGGAAGACGCGACCCACCGGTTGCTCGAAATGCTCGACCAAGAGCTTGCCAACGAGATCGGCACGCGCATCCATAAGCACGAAAAACGGATGGCGGAAATGGCGGAGGAGAAGTCGCGCGAGATTCTCATTACCGCCATCCAACGCTACGCCTCGGCCCATACCGCCGAATCGACGACGAGCACCGTCGACATTCCAAGCGACGACATGAAGGGACGCATCATCGGTCGCGAAGGACGGAACATTCGCGCCTTCGAGAAAGCGACCGGCGTCGACGTCATCATCGACGACACGCCGGGTGTCGTGATCGTCAGCTGCTTCGATCCGGTTCGTCGCGAGACGGCGCGACTCGCGCTGGCGAAACTCATCGCAGACGGTCGAATTCATCCGGCCCGCATCGAGGAAGTCGCCGCGGAGACGCAGAAAGAACTCGAAACGCATCTCCAGCGCCTCGGCGAAGAAGCGGCCGAAGAAGCCGACGTGCCGGGCCTGAACGAGAAGGTGATCCATCTGCTCGGCCGATTGCACTTCCGCACGAGCTACAGCCAGAACGTGCTGCGACATTCGATCGAAGTCGCCTACCTCACCGGCATGATGGCCGAAGAGCTTGGGCTCGACGGCAAGCTCGCACGCCGCGCCGGCTTGTTGCACGACATCGGCAAGGCAGCCGATCACGAAGCCGAAGGGGGCCACCCGAAGATCGGCGCCGACATCCTCAAGCGAGCCGGCGAGAAACCGGAAGTGGTGCATGCCGCGCTCGGGCATCACGACGACCTCAGGATCGACAACCCATACACGGTGCTCGTCGCCGCGGCGGACGCGGCCAGCGCGGCTCGGCCCGGCGCCCGGCGTGAGTCGCTCGATCGCTATATCAAACGGATGGAAGAGCTCGAAACGATCGCCGGCGGCTTCCCCGGCGTAGAGCAAGCGTTTGCGATTCAAGCGGGGCGCGAGTTGCGCGTGATCGCAAGTTCGCGTGATACGAACGATGTATCGGCGGCGAAGATCGCACGCGATATCGCCAATGCTTTCGAGGAGCAACTCACGTATCCGGGCGAAATCAAAGTAACGGTGCTGCGCGAAGTGCGATTCACCGAAACGGCGAAATAG
- the tnpA gene encoding IS200/IS605 family transposase, producing the protein MANTFTSLRYHIAFSTKQRKRWIAPEIEERVWSYLGGIAERNGMQPLAIGGVDDHVHLLLGIPPKLAVSDAVKYLKGGSSKWFHETFPQLLEFGWQDGYGAFTVGRSQIEATEEYIRGQRDHHRVQTFEEEYLAFLRKHELSFDPRHVFD; encoded by the coding sequence ATGGCGAACACGTTCACGTCGCTGCGATACCACATCGCCTTCAGTACCAAACAGCGAAAACGCTGGATCGCTCCCGAGATCGAAGAGCGAGTTTGGTCCTATCTCGGTGGAATTGCCGAACGGAACGGCATGCAACCGCTTGCGATCGGCGGTGTGGACGACCATGTGCATCTCTTGCTCGGCATCCCGCCGAAGCTCGCCGTAAGCGACGCCGTGAAATATCTCAAGGGAGGCTCGTCGAAATGGTTCCACGAGACTTTTCCGCAGCTCTTGGAATTCGGTTGGCAAGACGGCTATGGCGCGTTCACGGTCGGTCGCTCGCAAATCGAAGCGACGGAAGAATATATCCGCGGGCAACGTGATCATCATCGCGTGCAGACGTTCGAGGAAGAATATCTCGCGTTTTTGCGCAAACATGAGTTGAGTTTCGATCCGCGACATGTGTTCGATTGA
- a CDS encoding tail protein X — translation MQRESNVNAGTKLLTAGVVMTLGVGGALLFRQAPVEPARAESVADDLLVRRSNLPQAATGFVGQAPEAGIPSGSGGAAQFTGTIDPFRNRGTPAGSERRVASEYVRAEADRPVAAVAAVPGISSYGSPPPQLGSPYFVGDPLNEAERTPMHNITSNPQLPAEYPAPTATDVTSAAAPATQPLSTTTSSTTSPFGPPLAISSPLGADKARSQFTGVGVNSVGNADGGSRVVMPTLRAGSGADARSQPLPAASQAHAGQVTPPPEQSRVKASKPKRHRVRDGETLASLAERYYGNAERYIAIYDANRGVLSNPDLLPIGVELAIPPADQAAASAAAADVATPPTARLLPRVQIRPLGE, via the coding sequence ATGCAGCGAGAATCGAACGTGAACGCCGGTACGAAACTTCTGACCGCGGGCGTCGTGATGACCCTCGGGGTCGGCGGCGCTTTGCTGTTCCGCCAAGCCCCGGTCGAGCCGGCCCGCGCCGAATCGGTAGCCGACGATCTCCTCGTGCGGCGTTCCAATCTGCCGCAGGCCGCTACGGGCTTCGTCGGGCAGGCGCCGGAAGCGGGCATCCCGTCGGGCAGCGGCGGCGCGGCGCAGTTCACCGGCACGATCGACCCCTTTAGAAACCGAGGCACTCCCGCCGGCTCGGAGCGCCGCGTCGCTTCGGAATACGTGCGGGCCGAAGCCGATCGACCCGTTGCCGCGGTCGCGGCGGTTCCCGGAATATCCTCTTACGGTTCTCCCCCACCGCAACTCGGCTCGCCGTACTTCGTGGGCGACCCGCTGAATGAAGCGGAGCGGACTCCGATGCACAACATTACGTCGAACCCGCAATTGCCGGCGGAGTATCCCGCACCGACCGCGACTGACGTCACATCGGCAGCGGCTCCGGCAACGCAGCCTTTATCGACGACGACGTCGTCGACCACGTCGCCGTTCGGGCCGCCGCTGGCGATCTCGTCGCCGCTCGGTGCGGATAAGGCCCGATCGCAGTTCACCGGCGTCGGCGTGAATTCGGTCGGGAATGCCGACGGGGGCTCGCGCGTCGTCATGCCGACGCTTCGTGCCGGCTCCGGTGCCGATGCGCGTTCTCAGCCGCTCCCGGCGGCATCGCAAGCCCATGCCGGACAGGTAACGCCGCCGCCTGAACAATCGCGCGTGAAAGCATCCAAGCCCAAACGCCATCGGGTGCGCGACGGCGAGACTCTCGCGTCGCTCGCCGAGCGGTACTACGGCAATGCCGAACGCTATATCGCGATATACGATGCCAATCGAGGCGTGTTATCGAATCCGGATCTCTTGCCGATCGGCGTCGAGCTCGCTATTCCCCCGGCCGATCAAGCGGCTGCATCCGCCGCGGCAGCGGATGTTGCAACTCCGCCGACGGCTCGATTGTTGCCTCGCGTACAAATCCGCCCGCTCGGCGAATAG
- a CDS encoding VWA domain-containing protein, translated as MSGSSGDARWWNEFAHELKGAFSNEVPAWIGSMFLHMLLIIGLGTLFMPPIPKPVVATLEAFVAPEEKKAPLEIRKQEFLLRPSELPNVGSVRTAGVEVEVSTALKVAESIELPRRPPQTRMLTEVRVPLLEDLITAPNKGTRIQIKGIAGDGATGTLGALDRITQEILLSLERGPTLVVWFFDQSGSMQIQREAVAERFDRIYKELGLSKAVAPKGPTDRPLLSSVVAFGKDITFLTDKPTDDINLIRSAVASIPNDDSGVEMTFTAIGAAAQKYENFRFSQPRRRVMMVVFTDEVGEDENRLEDCVAVCKRNQMPVFVVGVPAPFGRPNIEIKYVDPDPNYDQSVQWIPVRQGAETFLPEQVQLNFSGKANRDDGMYRLDSGFGPYCLTRLCYETGGIFFAVHGNRERIDGFVTSRETPVFQARLNYFFDPLVMKPYRPDYLPTQDYVKSVSKNKAKMALVEAAKQSIVDPMQNPVLVFRKTGEDDSSMKAALDEAQKKAAILGPRIDNLYTIIKAGEKDREKLVEPRWRAGFDLAYGRVLAVKVRTEAYNQMLARAKGGMKLADPKTNVLTLVPVDEVSSNSQLDKMGKLARELLERVAQEHRGTPWAMMAEAELNDPIGWKWKESYDPPPPPPSARPPQVPVANNGNNMNRPQPPRRETPKPMRQNVKL; from the coding sequence ATGAGCGGGTCGTCCGGCGATGCGCGCTGGTGGAACGAGTTTGCGCACGAATTAAAAGGGGCCTTCTCGAATGAAGTCCCCGCCTGGATCGGCAGCATGTTCTTGCACATGCTCTTGATCATCGGGCTCGGCACGCTTTTCATGCCGCCGATTCCGAAGCCGGTCGTAGCGACGCTCGAAGCTTTCGTCGCGCCGGAGGAGAAAAAAGCTCCGCTCGAAATCCGCAAGCAAGAGTTCTTGTTGCGACCGAGCGAGTTGCCGAACGTCGGCTCCGTGCGCACGGCCGGTGTCGAGGTCGAGGTTTCGACCGCTCTGAAGGTTGCCGAGTCGATCGAGCTGCCTCGTCGGCCGCCGCAAACTCGCATGCTCACGGAAGTGCGCGTGCCGCTGCTCGAAGACCTGATTACGGCGCCGAACAAAGGGACGCGCATCCAGATCAAAGGCATTGCTGGCGATGGTGCGACAGGCACGCTCGGCGCTCTCGATCGTATTACGCAAGAAATCCTCCTCTCGCTCGAACGAGGGCCGACGCTCGTCGTCTGGTTCTTCGATCAGTCGGGCAGCATGCAGATTCAGCGTGAAGCGGTCGCCGAGCGATTCGACCGCATCTATAAGGAGCTCGGCCTCAGTAAGGCGGTCGCACCGAAAGGCCCGACCGATCGGCCGTTGTTGTCTTCGGTCGTGGCATTCGGAAAAGATATTACCTTTCTCACCGACAAGCCGACGGACGACATCAACCTGATTCGCAGCGCCGTCGCCAGCATCCCCAACGACGACTCCGGTGTGGAGATGACGTTCACCGCCATCGGCGCAGCGGCGCAGAAGTACGAGAACTTCCGTTTCTCGCAACCCCGTCGCCGTGTCATGATGGTCGTCTTCACGGATGAAGTAGGCGAAGACGAGAATCGGTTGGAAGACTGCGTGGCCGTTTGCAAGCGGAACCAGATGCCGGTCTTCGTCGTCGGAGTTCCTGCGCCGTTCGGGCGTCCGAATATCGAAATCAAGTACGTCGATCCCGATCCCAACTACGATCAATCGGTCCAGTGGATTCCGGTGCGGCAAGGAGCCGAGACGTTTCTGCCCGAGCAAGTGCAGCTCAATTTCTCGGGCAAAGCGAATCGCGACGACGGTATGTATCGGCTCGATTCCGGATTCGGCCCTTATTGCCTCACGCGGCTGTGCTACGAGACGGGCGGGATCTTTTTCGCCGTTCACGGCAATCGCGAACGGATCGACGGCTTCGTTACCTCGCGCGAGACTCCCGTTTTTCAAGCCCGGTTGAATTACTTCTTCGACCCGCTGGTGATGAAGCCGTATCGGCCCGATTACCTCCCGACGCAAGATTACGTGAAAAGCGTTTCGAAGAATAAAGCCAAGATGGCGCTCGTCGAGGCGGCGAAGCAATCGATCGTCGATCCGATGCAGAATCCGGTGCTCGTCTTCCGTAAGACAGGCGAAGACGATTCGTCGATGAAGGCGGCGCTGGATGAAGCGCAAAAGAAAGCCGCGATTCTCGGACCGAGAATCGATAACCTCTACACGATCATCAAGGCGGGAGAGAAGGATCGTGAGAAGCTGGTCGAGCCGCGCTGGCGAGCCGGCTTCGATCTTGCTTACGGCCGCGTCTTGGCCGTGAAAGTTCGTACCGAGGCTTACAACCAGATGTTGGCCCGCGCGAAAGGGGGCATGAAGCTCGCCGATCCGAAGACGAACGTGTTGACGCTCGTTCCCGTCGATGAAGTCTCGTCGAACAGCCAACTCGACAAGATGGGCAAGCTCGCTCGCGAACTACTGGAGCGCGTCGCGCAAGAACACCGCGGCACGCCTTGGGCCATGATGGCAGAAGCGGAATTGAACGACCCGATCGGTTGGAAATGGAAGGAGAGCTACGACCCTCCACCCCCGCCCCCTAGTGCGCGACCGCCGCAAGTTCCCGTGGCGAACAACGGCAACAACATGAATCGGCCGCAGCCTCCGCGGCGCGAGACACCGAAGCCGATGCGCCAGAACGTGAAGCTTTAG
- the yajC gene encoding preprotein translocase subunit YajC, with product MTLLASGFSFVWLLAQDPGGAANSLSMVFPIAMIGILFFFMVLRPQQREQRKRDELLKAIKKNDRVLTTGGIFGVVTNVQSEANEVTIRVDEKNDTKLRLQLSSIARVLAEGDASDSKTEVNKN from the coding sequence ATGACGCTGCTTGCTTCCGGTTTTTCGTTCGTATGGCTGCTGGCGCAAGATCCCGGCGGCGCCGCGAACAGTCTGTCGATGGTGTTTCCGATCGCGATGATCGGCATTCTGTTCTTCTTCATGGTGCTTCGTCCGCAGCAGCGCGAACAGCGCAAGCGCGACGAGTTGCTCAAAGCGATCAAGAAGAACGATCGCGTCCTCACGACCGGCGGCATCTTCGGCGTCGTGACCAACGTGCAATCGGAAGCGAACGAAGTGACGATTCGCGTCGACGAGAAAAACGATACCAAGCTTCGGTTGCAGCTCAGCTCCATCGCCCGCGTGTTGGCCGAAGGAGATGCGAGCGACTCGAAGACCGAAGTTAACAAAAACTAA
- a CDS encoding TIGR00282 family metallophosphoesterase gives MRLLFIGDIVGKPGRKIVARAMRGLIAREKLDFVIANGENSAAGSGITPDIHRELIDAGVDCITLGDHIYKRREIIPTLEREKNIVKPANFPAKSPGREFALLKTRDGTQVAVVSLLGRVFMRPVDCPWAAIDRVLALLPPDVKTVFVDFHAEATSDKQVMGRYLDGRVAAVLGTHTHVPTADEEIFPGGTAFQCDVGMTGPYRSILGREISRVMETTLSFTPTQFDVALDDIRMCGSIVEIDSATGRATAIRRIRIDMAEADRLAASLAPAAAAPRAL, from the coding sequence GTGCGACTGCTATTCATCGGCGATATCGTCGGCAAGCCGGGGCGGAAGATCGTCGCTCGGGCGATGCGAGGCTTGATCGCTCGCGAAAAGCTCGATTTTGTCATCGCGAACGGTGAAAACTCGGCGGCCGGCAGCGGAATCACGCCTGATATTCATCGGGAGCTGATCGACGCCGGAGTCGACTGCATCACGCTCGGCGATCACATCTACAAACGCCGCGAGATCATTCCGACGCTCGAGCGCGAGAAAAACATCGTCAAGCCGGCGAACTTCCCCGCTAAGTCCCCCGGGCGCGAGTTCGCGCTCTTGAAAACACGCGACGGAACGCAGGTAGCCGTGGTGAGTCTGCTCGGCCGAGTGTTTATGCGGCCGGTCGATTGCCCGTGGGCCGCGATCGATCGCGTGTTGGCGCTGCTGCCGCCGGACGTGAAGACGGTCTTCGTCGACTTTCATGCCGAAGCGACGAGCGATAAGCAAGTGATGGGGCGCTATCTCGACGGCCGCGTCGCGGCGGTGCTCGGCACGCATACGCATGTTCCGACCGCCGACGAAGAAATCTTTCCGGGCGGCACCGCCTTTCAATGCGATGTCGGCATGACGGGCCCCTATCGCAGCATCCTCGGCCGGGAAATTAGCCGAGTGATGGAGACGACCCTTAGCTTTACGCCGACTCAGTTCGACGTCGCCCTCGACGATATCAGGATGTGCGGGTCGATCGTCGAGATCGACTCGGCAACCGGCCGCGCCACGGCGATTCGGCGGATTCGGATCGACATGGCCGAAGCCGACCGGCTGGCGGCCTCGCTCGCGCCGGCAGCCGCAGCGCCGCGAGCGCTGTAA
- the tilS gene encoding tRNA lysidine(34) synthetase TilS, translated as MNGPAQLELRIAAGWPLSRWTDETVVVAVSGGADSVALLRALAALRPPAAGGRLIAAHLNHGLRGEESDGDARFVAELAARLGIESVVSNGDVALSARERGDGVEEAARELRYRFLVDTARSRGARYIATAHTRDDQAETLLQRIVRGTGLAGLGGIPRVRPLDGDTIGLIRPMLMLRRCEIVEYLESIGQPYRIDSSNVDRAYTRNRVRHDLLPLLAQEYNPQVVDALSRLAIQAEELRDFAAALVEPLLRAAVTRSERGAFELDCTALANQPRYLVREVLTTAWNAAGLPLQAMGFDEWEALADLALNGNTAAKRMFPGGVMVERVGARLVIRQ; from the coding sequence ATGAACGGGCCTGCCCAGCTGGAACTGCGGATCGCCGCCGGATGGCCCTTAAGCCGCTGGACGGACGAGACCGTCGTCGTAGCCGTGAGCGGCGGGGCCGATAGTGTTGCTCTACTCCGCGCTCTCGCCGCGCTGCGACCCCCGGCGGCCGGCGGCCGACTCATTGCCGCTCATTTAAACCATGGCTTGCGCGGTGAAGAATCCGACGGCGATGCACGCTTCGTCGCCGAACTTGCTGCGCGGCTCGGGATCGAAAGCGTTGTCTCGAACGGCGACGTTGCGCTCTCGGCTCGCGAGCGCGGCGACGGCGTCGAAGAAGCGGCCCGTGAGTTGCGCTATCGATTCCTCGTCGACACGGCGCGGAGTCGCGGAGCCCGCTATATCGCGACGGCCCACACGCGCGATGATCAGGCCGAGACCTTGCTGCAGCGCATCGTGCGCGGCACGGGGCTTGCCGGTCTCGGCGGTATCCCGCGCGTCCGCCCCCTCGACGGCGACACCATCGGGCTGATCCGCCCGATGCTCATGCTGCGGCGCTGCGAGATCGTCGAGTATCTCGAATCGATCGGGCAGCCGTATCGAATCGACTCGTCGAACGTCGATCGAGCGTATACGCGCAATCGAGTGCGACACGATTTGTTGCCTCTCTTGGCGCAAGAGTACAACCCGCAAGTCGTCGATGCGCTGTCGCGGCTCGCGATACAGGCCGAGGAATTACGCGACTTCGCAGCGGCGTTGGTTGAGCCGTTGTTGCGAGCGGCCGTAACTCGCTCGGAGCGCGGCGCGTTCGAACTCGATTGCACGGCACTGGCGAATCAACCGAGGTATCTCGTGCGCGAAGTCCTCACGACGGCCTGGAACGCCGCCGGCCTGCCGCTCCAAGCAATGGGCTTCGACGAATGGGAAGCCCTCGCCGATCTTGCCTTGAACGGCAACACCGCCGCGAAACGAATGTTTCCCGGCGGTGTGATGGTCGAACGGGTTGGAGCACGCTTGGTCATACGGCAGTAG
- the secD gene encoding protein translocase subunit SecD — protein sequence MSLFAKLLLIAGVFAVPIVLANILSKSLRLPDQTMRFFVVIFAVVASLAIVLFGGQPKLGIDLRGGVILVYELLPNKDGALPSNETMDKLVGTVKRRVDPGNVMEITVRPYGTDKIEVIVPSPTEAKTVAEAGDDQEELRRIKYKISTSGALEFRMTANAHKYQRIIDRARDQQRIEDSKKSLRSNVVLGPPVDGVAPIIGRWIPIANNPKALRELTGPDYETRVVPRGSLGDEAQVLVVLDNYNVTGDYLSSASSGLDEKGKPAVFFSFNSDGAQRFERLTSSNLPENNQYNHLGIILDGTMQSAPRIITTISDRGQITGSGESEQESKDLAEILTAGGLPAALNKMPVSEQVVSATLGRDTIQAGVYSMLVATLVVVVFMLIYYRFAGLVANLALLLNVLLIVAFMIMFNAAFTLSGLAGLALTVGMAVDANVLIYERMREELNRGATLRMAIRNGFDRATVTIVDANVTTLITAIVLYVIGTDQIKGFAVTLTVGILMNLFTAITCTRLMFDVAERNRWVSNLKFMQIMSNTNYDFIGKRFACYTASILFLSAGLIGAAIRGSDLLNIDFTGGTSVTTVFDTPPAGGIAEVREKVESVLPEATVQEVTSQEFTAGTGYKIVTAEPNRADVEGKLKTLFGQQLKRYRLEYGALVRLDEAAAPAGAPATGPALTPPANNRSDSAAPVEGLAADSIDASGLDEEVDSSCQPAPTATPSATAVPSSTTTSPAATAPLTTTPTAPDVSPFPSLPVFNTPSTSNIVAPVDPFAGGTLVELNFTPKLNQRRLEELVKPAVQPDEKIAGVLYELSAPELEVGSSQSLKTWRFRVAASPEQTKEILTRLENQLASSPFFPSSESVGAAVAGGAKQSAIYAMLVSLFLVMLYVWFRFQDLSFGFAAILALVHDVLFTVGCLALSKWLAPYMGFALVDPFKIDLTIVAALLTIIGYSLNDTIVIFDRIREVRGKSPAMTGEVINTCVNQTLSRTILTSLTVFLVVVILYFWGGPGIHGFAFAMVVGTISGTYSTIYVASPILLWLFRKQNALAAAKGGTAPAIV from the coding sequence ATGTCTTTGTTTGCGAAGCTGCTGCTGATCGCCGGGGTCTTCGCCGTGCCGATCGTCTTAGCGAATATCTTGAGCAAGTCCTTGCGTCTGCCGGATCAGACGATGCGCTTTTTCGTCGTCATCTTCGCCGTCGTCGCCAGCTTGGCGATCGTCCTCTTCGGCGGACAGCCGAAGCTCGGAATCGATCTTCGCGGCGGCGTGATCCTCGTCTATGAGTTGCTGCCGAATAAAGACGGGGCATTGCCGTCGAATGAGACGATGGACAAGCTCGTCGGCACGGTGAAGCGACGCGTCGATCCGGGCAACGTGATGGAAATCACGGTTCGTCCTTACGGCACCGACAAGATCGAAGTGATCGTGCCGAGCCCGACCGAAGCGAAGACCGTCGCGGAAGCCGGCGACGATCAAGAGGAACTCCGGCGGATCAAGTACAAGATCAGCACCTCGGGAGCGTTGGAATTCCGCATGACGGCCAACGCGCACAAGTATCAACGAATCATCGATCGGGCTCGCGACCAACAACGCATTGAAGACTCGAAAAAGAGTCTCCGCAGCAACGTCGTGCTCGGTCCGCCGGTCGACGGCGTCGCTCCGATCATCGGTCGCTGGATTCCGATCGCCAACAACCCCAAGGCGCTGCGCGAACTGACCGGGCCGGATTACGAGACGCGCGTCGTCCCCCGCGGCTCGCTCGGGGATGAAGCGCAAGTTCTCGTCGTGCTCGACAACTACAACGTGACGGGAGATTATCTCTCGAGCGCGTCGTCGGGCCTCGATGAGAAGGGAAAGCCGGCGGTGTTCTTCAGCTTCAACTCCGATGGGGCGCAGCGCTTCGAGCGGCTGACGAGCAGCAACTTGCCGGAGAACAATCAATACAACCACTTGGGGATCATCCTCGACGGTACGATGCAATCGGCTCCGCGGATCATCACGACGATTTCCGATCGCGGCCAAATCACCGGCAGCGGTGAATCCGAACAAGAGAGCAAGGATCTTGCCGAGATTCTCACCGCCGGCGGCTTGCCTGCCGCGTTGAACAAGATGCCGGTCAGCGAGCAAGTCGTCAGCGCGACGCTCGGACGCGACACGATCCAAGCGGGTGTTTATTCGATGCTCGTCGCCACGCTCGTCGTGGTCGTGTTCATGCTGATTTACTATCGCTTCGCGGGGCTCGTCGCCAACTTGGCGCTGCTGCTCAACGTGCTCCTGATCGTCGCGTTTATGATCATGTTCAACGCCGCGTTCACGCTGTCGGGCCTCGCCGGCTTGGCTCTCACCGTCGGTATGGCGGTCGATGCCAACGTGCTGATCTACGAGCGAATGCGCGAAGAATTGAATCGGGGCGCTACGCTCCGCATGGCGATTCGTAACGGCTTCGATCGCGCAACCGTGACGATCGTCGATGCCAACGTGACGACGCTGATCACGGCGATCGTGCTCTACGTCATCGGCACCGACCAAATCAAGGGCTTCGCCGTGACGCTCACGGTCGGCATCCTGATGAACTTGTTCACCGCCATCACTTGCACGCGATTGATGTTCGACGTCGCCGAACGGAATCGTTGGGTGAGCAACTTGAAGTTCATGCAGATCATGAGCAACACCAACTACGACTTCATCGGCAAGCGCTTCGCCTGCTACACCGCCTCGATTCTGTTTCTCAGCGCAGGCCTGATCGGGGCGGCGATCCGCGGATCGGATTTGCTCAATATCGATTTCACCGGCGGAACTTCGGTTACGACGGTCTTCGATACGCCTCCTGCCGGCGGCATCGCCGAAGTTCGTGAAAAGGTCGAGTCGGTTCTGCCGGAAGCAACCGTGCAGGAAGTGACCTCGCAAGAGTTCACCGCGGGCACCGGCTACAAGATCGTTACGGCGGAGCCGAATCGCGCCGACGTCGAAGGGAAGCTTAAGACGCTATTCGGCCAGCAACTCAAGCGTTATCGTTTGGAATATGGAGCGCTCGTTCGTCTCGACGAGGCGGCCGCTCCCGCCGGCGCACCGGCGACCGGCCCTGCCTTAACCCCGCCGGCGAACAACCGCTCGGACAGCGCCGCGCCGGTTGAAGGTTTGGCCGCCGACTCGATCGACGCGTCCGGCTTGGACGAAGAAGTCGACTCGTCGTGCCAACCGGCTCCGACTGCGACGCCGAGCGCCACAGCTGTACCGAGCTCGACTACAACGAGCCCGGCTGCAACGGCTCCTCTGACGACAACACCGACGGCACCCGACGTTTCTCCGTTCCCGTCGCTTCCCGTCTTCAACACCCCGTCAACGTCCAACATCGTGGCCCCGGTCGATCCATTCGCCGGCGGGACTTTGGTCGAGCTGAACTTCACGCCGAAGTTGAATCAACGTCGCTTGGAAGAACTCGTCAAGCCGGCCGTGCAGCCGGATGAAAAGATTGCGGGGGTCCTCTATGAGCTCTCGGCTCCCGAACTCGAGGTCGGTAGCTCGCAGTCGCTCAAGACGTGGCGGTTCCGCGTGGCGGCATCGCCCGAGCAGACGAAGGAGATTCTCACTCGCCTCGAAAACCAACTCGCTTCGTCGCCGTTCTTCCCCTCTTCCGAATCGGTCGGAGCGGCGGTCGCCGGCGGCGCCAAGCAATCGGCCATCTATGCGATGCTCGTCAGCTTGTTCTTGGTCATGCTCTATGTTTGGTTCCGGTTCCAAGACCTTTCGTTCGGCTTCGCGGCCATTCTCGCTCTCGTACACGACGTGCTCTTCACGGTCGGGTGCTTGGCGCTCAGCAAGTGGCTCGCGCCGTATATGGGCTTCGCTTTGGTCGATCCGTTCAAGATCGATCTCACGATCGTCGCCGCCTTGTTGACGATCATCGGTTACTCGCTCAACGATACGATCGTGATTTTCGATCGGATCCGAGAAGTGCGAGGGAAGAGCCCGGCGATGACGGGCGAAGTGATCAACACTTGCGTCAACCAAACGCTCAGCCGGACGATCCTCACGTCGTTGACGGTATTCTTGGTCGTCGTGATCCTCTACTTCTGGGGCGGACCGGGCATTCACGGCTTCGCGTTCGCGATGGTCGTCGGTACGATCTCCGGAACGTACAGCACGATCTACGTCGCATCGCCGATCTTGCTCTGGCTCTTCCGCAAGCAGAACGCCCTCGCCGCGGCGAAGGGTGGAACGGCCCCGGCGATCGTGTAA